In a single window of the Nicotiana tomentosiformis chromosome 10, ASM39032v3, whole genome shotgun sequence genome:
- the LOC104101925 gene encoding uncharacterized protein, translating to MSNLSKLEFVALDISGNSYLSWVLDAEIHLATKALENTIIQGNETSGQDKAKAMIFLRHHLDEGLKTEYLTLKDPFELWSSLKERYDHLKATILPRARYEWIYLRLQDFKTQQYREKGLKKYSELISCLLVAEQHNTLLMKNHEARPTGSTQFFEVNMVAATQKSERRQNHYRGRGRGHNRERGQGHGRGRNNYRHHGRNKQENNKDPQNSPLKSRVNICHRCSMKGHWARVCRTPDHFVKLYQASNKRKNNNVEAHLTFQNDDDKAGPSNKYDDAEANLAYKDDDFGGLASITHLEAGDFFDDID from the exons ATGTCGAATTTATCAAAGCTTGAATTTGTGGCACTTGACATCTCCGGAAATAGTTATTTATCATGGgtccttgatgctgaaattcaccttGCTACAAAAGCTCTTGAAAATACTATTATACAAGGAAATGAAACATCAGGTCAGGATAAAGCAAAGGCTATGATTTTCCTTCGTCATCATCTCGATGAAGGGTTAAAGACTGAATACTTAACCCTAAAGGATCCATTTGAATTATGGAGCAGTTTGAAGGAACGATATGACCATCTTAAGGCAACGATATTGCCAAGAGCTCGATATGAATGGATTTACTTACGGTTACAAGATTTTAAAACT CAACAATACCGTGAAAAGGGTTTAAAGAAATATTCTGAATTAATCTCATGCCTCCTGGTGGCTGAGCAACATAATACccttttaatgaaaaatcatgaagctCGTCCCACTGGATCTACACAATTTTTCGAAGTGAATATGGTAGCAGCTACTCaaaagtctgaaagaagacaaaatcaTTATCGTGGTCGTGGCCGTGGCCATAATCGTGAACGTGGACAAGGACATGGAAGGGGACGAAATAATTATCGTCATCATGGCAGAAATAAACAAGAAAACAATAAGGATCCTCAAAATAGTCCTTTGAAAAGCAGAGTTAATATTTGCCACAGGTGTAGTATGAAAGGTCATTGGGCTCGTGTTTGTCGTACACCTGAccattttgtcaaactttatcaagcatccaataaaagaaaaaataacaatGTGGAGGCACACTTGACTTTTCAAAATGATGATGATAAAGCAGGCCCCTCAAACAAATACGATGATGCTGAGGCAAATCTTGCATAtaaagatgatgattttggaggccTTGCAAGtattactcatttagaagctgGAGACTTCTTTGATGATATTGACTGA